Below is a genomic region from Hydrogenothermus marinus.
AAGCTTATGGGAAAGTACATAAAAAATTAAATGAAAAAGATTTAAAATCAAGAAATAAATTTGAGTTTCTAATACCAGCTTCAATAGAGGTTGCTTTTAATTATGTTGTTCAATTAATACATAGTTTAGGTTTCAAAAAAATAGAAAAAGTAGAAGATAAAAAAGAAGGAAATAAAAGAGAGATTTACTTATTTGCAGAAAAAGGAAGATTTTCAAGATTAGGAATGCTTATTACCCATATAGGAATTATTGTTTTCCTTGTTGGGGCATTTATGGGAGCTCAATATGGGATAAGAGGACAGATAGAAATTCCTGAAGGTGAGTCTGCAGACTTTTTTTTCAAATTTAGACCAGGTTCTTTACAAGCAGGAAATGAAGTAGTACAGCTACCATTTACTATAAAAGTAAAAGAGTTTTGGCTTGATTATTATGATAGTAAAAAATTTAAAAATTCAATAAAATCTTTTAATAGTAAAATTCAGATATTCCAAGATGGTAAATTAAAAAAGGAAGCTATTACTCAAGTTAATAATCCTACAGATTATGGAGGATACAGAATATTCCAAGCATCTTATGGAAAAACAGGAGATATTAAGTATGCAAAGATAATAGTAATAGATTATGAAAAAATGCTTAATCTTATGAAAGCTATAAATGAAACAGATAAAGCTCTTCAAAATGCAAAAACAGATAAAGAAAAAGAAAAACTTCAAAAAATTATGAAAGATTTAGAAGCAAAATCAGTTGTATTATTTTCATCAGCTAAAAGAATTGAATATTTTTATGGAAAACCTTATATAGAAGTAAATGGAGAAAAACTAAAAGTAATAAATCAAACATTAAACTATAAAAATCCAATGCTTATAAATCAAGATATTTATGACCCTGTAATAGTTGTTCAAGTAGAAAGAAATGGAAAAAAATTTAATTTACCAATATTAGCTAATCCAGATATTGCAATTCCCGCATTTAATCAGTTTGGATATAAAAATGGATATAAATATCTTTTAATGATAGAAGAGTTTAAACCAAGATATTTTTCAGGACTTCAGATAACAAAAATGCCTGGTGTAAATCTTATATGGCTTGGAACAGCTATAGTTGTTTTAGGGATAATATTAGCATTTTATACAGTTCATAGAAGAATATGGGTTAAACTTGAAAGTGTAGATAATAATAGTACTAAGGTTTATGTTGTAGTTTATTCTCAAAAATTCCTTGAAAGTTTTAAAGCTACTGTTAAAGATAAATTTGAAGATTTAGTAAATCAGATAAAGAGAAATGGTTAAAGTAATAGGACATGAAGAAGAGAAAAGATTAATAAGAAGAATTTTAGATAAAGGTTATAAGTCTTATTCCCTTTTATTTGAAGGGAAAAAATGTATAGGGAAAAAACTAATAGCTTTACAAACTGCAAGAACTTTTTTATGTGAAAAAGGTTATGGTTTTGGCTGTAATGAATGTAAAAGCTGTAAGCTTGTAAATAATACAATTCAAAATATTTACGAGAATAAAGACTTACCATCCCATCCTGATTTAAAAATAATTATCCCAGAAAATTCAAAAGAGATAAAAATAGACCAGGTTAGACAGATTTCAGAATTTTTTAAACTAAAATCTGAAAAAGGTAAAGTAGTAATAATAGATGATGCTGACAAAATGAACATACAGGCAATGAATGCTTTATTGAAAACTCTTGAAGAACCGCCTGATAATACAATGATAATATTAATAGCTGAAAATCAAAATAACCTTTTACCTACAATAATATCAAGAACTTTAAAAGTAAGATTTAAAACTCTTTCTAAGAAAGAGATTTTTGATATATTAGTTTTAAAAGGAATGGAAGAAGAAAAAGCTAAAAAAATAGCCTTAATATCAGATGGAAATCTATGCATAGCCAATTCAATAATTAATAATGAATATATTTATAAATATGCAGTAGATTTATACAACTTAATTGTAAAAATAAAACAGATACATCCAGAAGGGATAATAACATTAGTAGAAAATATAGAAAAATTAGAAATAGAAAACATATATAATATATTAGAATTATTAAGTATATTTGTACATAAATCTATGTTAAAAGGAGAAATAACTGTTTCCTTTTATGATAACTTTATAAAAGAATTAAATAAATTAAGAAAAGCAGTAGAAAAAGGTGTAAAGAAAAATTTAGCATTTGAGGCTTTTTATTTTAATCTTAAAACAGGAGCGTAATAATGGATAATATAAAAACAGTTAGAATAAGATTTTTGGATACCCATAAATTTAGTGAAGTAGATAATGTACCTTTAAATGTTAAAAAAGGAGAATTTATCACATTAGAGACTGAAAAAGGCCAAGAACTTGTTTTAGTACTTGGAAATAGTATACCATCTGAAGAATCTTCTAATTATAAATTTTTAAGAAAAGCTACTACAGAAGATGTAATAACTTTTGATAAAAATGAAGAAGAAGCAGAAAAAGCTTTAGAAATATGTAAAGAATTAGCATCAGAACTTGGTTTAAAAATGAATTTATTGAAAGCATATATTCCCTTAGATAAAAATAAAATTATTTTTTATTACACGTCAGATGGAAGAGTTGATTTTAGAGAACTTGTTAAACAACTTGCAAAAAGATTAAAAAGAAGAATAGAAATGAGACAAGTAGGTGTAAGAGATGGTGTTCAGATAGGTGGTGCTATAGGGATATGTGGGAATGAATGTTGTTGTAGCTTATTTATGGACAAATTTCAAACAGTAAATGTTGAGATGTTAGAAGAACAAAATTTACCACCTACACCTACTAAGTTTACTGGAGTTTGCGGAAGATTAATGTGCTGTTTAGCTTTTGAAAAAGAAAACTATTCAATAAGAAAAGATTTACCAGAAATTGGAAGTATTGTTGAGATAAATGGAAAAAAATATACAGTCAAAAATTATGATTTTATAAAAGAAAAGATATATTTTGAAAATGAAACAGGAATTGAAGAAAGTTATTCTTTTGATGAACTTGATAAATTAGGAATAGGAAAAAAATCTGCTTGTGGTGGTTGTAATGGTTGTAGTATAAAAAATGAGATGCTTGAGGAAGTAAATGGATAAAATAAAAAATATAGCATTACAAGTTATAAAAGAAGAAACAAAAGCTTTAAAATCATTAGCTACAAGTATAAATGAAGATTTTGAAAAAGCTATAAAACTGATTCTAAATACAAAAGGAAAAGTTATAATTACAGGAATGGGAAAATCTGGACTTGTAGGAAAGAAGATAGCAGCTACTTTAGCATCTACAGGAACTCCATCTTTTTTCCTACATCCAGCAGAGGCTATTCATGGTGATTTAGGAATGATTTCAAAAGAGGATATAGTAATTGCTATATCAAATAGTGGAGAAACACCAGAACTTCTTGCAATTATACCAACTATAAAAAGATGGGGAAATAAAGTAATAGCAATTACAAATAATAAATCTTCTACATTAGCAAAAGAGGCAGATATTCATCTTTTTTTAAATGTAGGGAAAGAAGCTTGTCCTTTAAATCTTGCTCCAACTTCATCTTCAACAGCAACCCTTGCTTTAGGAGATGCAATAGCAGTAACTCTTTTAACCTTAAAAGGGTTTACAAAAGAAGATTTTGCAAAGTTTCATCCTGGTGGTTCCCTTGGCAAAAAACTTATGAAGGTTCAAGAAATAATGCATAAAGAAGATGAACTTCCTATTGTAAATCCGGAAACTCCTTTAAAAGAAACTGTTGTAGTAATGTCAGAAAAGGGATTTGGAGCAGCTATAATTGTAGATAAAAATAAAAATTTAACAGGAATAATTACAGATGGAGATTTAAGAAGATTTATTAAAAAAGGTGGAAGTATTGATAACAGCCTAACAGAAGAAGCAATGACTAAAAATCCGAAAAAGGTAGAAAAAGACAAATATGTACTTGAAGTTTTAGAAGAAATGGAAAAATACAATATTACAGTAATGCCAGTAGTTGAAAATAATAAACCAATTGGAATAGTCCATTTACATGATATATTAAAGAGTGGAGTTATTTAAAACAAAATTTAAAAACTCTCTTTCAGCAGAAGGAAGTCTTATATTTTTTTGTGTAATACATGTAAATTTTCTATGAATATTTATATTATCAATCTGTATTTTTCTTAAAACTTTATTTTTTAGATAATCTTTTGCAATCAATTTAGAAGCAAAGCCTATGTAATCTGAATTTGCAACAAAATTTACAATTGCTTTACTACTTCCCATTTCTATTTCTGGATATATCTTAATATTTTTATTTCTTAGATGTTTTTCTACAATATTTCTTGTTCCTGAGCCTTTTTCCCTAAAAACAAATTTATAATATTTAACATCTTTTTTATCTATATAAGCTGGTATATCAGCCTTTTCTGAAGCTAAAAATATAATCTCATCTTCATAAATATCTATAGTATTAAGCTTGTTAGATATTATCTCATCTTCAACAAAAGCTATATAAAATCTTTTAGATAAAATACCTTCTTCTACTTCTTTTGAGTTACCTATGAAAAGATTTATATTTAAGTTTTCTTTATTTTTTAAAAATTTTGCCATTAAAGGTGGTAGGAAATATTCTCCTACAGTTGTACTTGCTCCTATTATAAGACTTGTATCAAGTTTTTTTCCTAAGGAATAAATATCTTCTTCTAATACCGAGTAATCTTCTAATATTTTTGTAGCATGCTTATATAGAATCTTTCCTTCAGGTGTTAATTTAATACCTTCTTTTGTTCTTTCAAATAAAGTTACATTTAAATGATTTTCTATCTTTTTTATCTGAAGAGTAACAGTAGGTTGACTTAAAAATAGAAATTCAGCTGCTTTTGAAAAACTTTTTAAATCTGCTACTGCTTTGAAAATTTTTAATTTATTATAATCAAGTACTTCCATTTTTTTCCTCTTTATATTTTTTGTGTGCTTTTTCTACAATCTCATAAATTTTTTCTTGATTAATGGAATTATTTTGATAGCTTATAAAAGCTAAGAACTCAATATTACCATCTGTTCCAAATGGATATGAATATTCTAAATCTTTCACAACAATACCTTCTTTATTAAGAGAAGATATTATATTTTCAATAGCTTTAATATGCAAGTTTTTATCCTTTACAATGCCATTTTTAACTTCTTTTGGTGAAAGCTCAAATTGTGGTTTTATTAAAATAACACCTTCAAAATCTTCTTTTAAAAATTTTTTTATGTGAGGTATGATTTTCAATATAGAAATAAAAGAAACATCACTTACTAAAATATCTACTTTTTCAGGAATATGTTTATCTGTAATATTCCTTGCATCTAATTTTTCATAAGATATAACCATAGGATTTTCTTTTAAACTTTTATGAAGTTGATCTTTACCAACGTCTACTGCATAAACTTTTTTTGCTCCATGTTTTAAAAGACAGTCTGTAAATCCTCCTGTAGATGCCCCAATATCTAAGCAAACTTTGTCTTTTACATCTAAATTAAAAGAATTAATAGCCCTTTCAAGTTTTAACCCTGCTCGTGATACATAAGGGAATTTCTTTTTTAGTAGAATTTTATCTTCATTTGATACTTTAAAAGAAGGTTTTTTTATAATTTTTCCATTTACTTCTACAAAACCAGCTTTTATAAGCTCTAAAGCCTTTTCTCTACTTTCAGTTAATTTATTTTTCTGTAAAAATTTATCTAATCTTTCTTTCAATTATTTTTTATAAACTTTTCTTTTAAATAAATCTTTTGGTGATAATATTCTATCTATAAAAAGTTTTCCATCTAAATGATCCATTTCATGCTGAATTACAACAGCTTCAAAACCTTCCGTGTCAAACTCTATTGTATTTCCATTAATATCTTCTGCTTCTACTTTTATCCAGTTATATCTTTTTACATTTCCTGTATAATCTGGAACGCTTAAACATCCTTCTCTTATTATTAATTCTCCATCATGGGCTATTATTCTTGGATTTGATAAAATCATAAGCCCATGATTTAACTTATTTTTTTTATGTTTATAATTTGAAGCATCTATAATAACTGTTCTTATATGTTTATTGACTTGAGGTGCAGCAATCCCAACACTGGAAGGAGAGTTATACATTGTATATAGTAGATCATCTATAAACTCTTTAAAATCTTTTCCAAAATCTTCAACAGGTTTAGAAATTTTTTTTAATCTTTCATCTGGATATCTTAATATTTCAAGCTTTTTTCCTTTCAAAGTTCTATAACCTCTATTTTTTCACAAGAAACATCTACATTGATATCTTCTTTTAGATTTTCTATATCCTTCTGAAACTCTTCAAATGATAGATTTTCTGGTAGTTCAACTTCAGTTATTAAAACATAAAGATCACCACTTTTTTCAGTAGTCATATCTATTATATTAATACCTTTATCTGCTAATAGCTTAGCTACTTTATAAACAATTCCAGGTTTATCTGCACCATAAACTATTATTCTATAAACTTCATTTTCAGATTTTTCTTTTTTATAATCTTCAGGTAATATCTCTTTTACATATATATTTAGCCCTAAATCTTTTTCTATATTTTCAAAAGCTTTCTTTATATCTTCTTCTGTATAGTTTTTATCTGTTTCCACAAGAAGCATTATAGTAAATTCCCCACCAAGTCTTGACATAGTAGAATCTTCAAGATTAAATCCAAGTTCGTATAAAATCTTAGATACAGAAGCAACAATTCCTACTTTATCTTTTCCATAAGCATTTATTAAAAAGTATTTCAATTTATTCCTCTTCTTCCTCTATTTCTTGTAAATAAACTTTATAATCTGTAGCTGTCATTAAATCTTCTACTTCAGATGGGTCGCTCATTTTTATTTCAAAAACCCAACCATCACCATAGGGATCAGTATTTATTAAATCAGGTTCATCTTTTAAATCTTCATTTATAGATATAATCTGTCCTGTCAAAGGAGAAAAAATATCTACTGCTGCTTTTACAGATTCTACAGAAGCAACCTTTTCTCCTGCCTCTACTTCTTTATTTATCTCTGGTAGTTCTACATAAACAACATCTCCAAGTTGATGTTGTCCATAGTCTGTAATCCCAACTGTAGCATCATCTGATCCTTCAATTTTTACCCATAAATGATCCTTTGTATAGTATAATCCTTCTTTTATCTGATAATCTTCAAAAGCCATAAAAAATTCCTCCCTATTCTATATTATCACTAAATTAATATTAGAAGAATACAGACTAAAAGTCAATCAGAATAAAGCTTTTTTAAAACTTAAAAGACTTATTTAACTTTACTGTTTAACAGTTAAAAAATCTTTAAATATTTGGAAATTTTTTTCTAAGTTTTTAAGCTCTATATATTCATTTTTTTTATGAGCCTGATCTGTATTACCAGGGCCAAAATTAACAGCATCTATATTATATAAAGAAAGTCTTGCTACATCTGTCCAAGCTTGCTTTGCTTCTACTTCAAGATTATTTTTAGAAATCATTTCTGAAAGTATAGGGTTATTTAAACAAACCTTACCGGAAGGTGATAAATCAGTAAATTCTACTTTAGCTTCATTATTTACTATGTTTAAAATATCCTTTTTAGCGTCTTCTATGGTTTTAGTAGGAGAAAATCTATAATTAACATTTATTATAAATTTATCTGGAATAATATTTCTTCCTCCTGAGAAATCAACCATAGTTGCATTCATTACCTCTATATACTTTAAACCGTCTATCTTATATTCTTTATATCCAAAATCTGCTAGTCTTTTTAGAAAATTTGCAGCTTTATGAATTGCATTTTCACCTTGCCAAGGGCGAGCTGAATGGGCTCTTTTCCCTTCAAAAATAATAGAAGCATGTATAGTCCCAAGACATCCAACTTGGATTTTGTTATCTGTAGGTTCTAAAGCAAAAGCTAAATCTGCTTTTTGGATAATATCATAATTATCTAAAAGAGGTTGAAGTCCATTTTCCTCATAAGGACCTTCTTCTTTTTCATAAAAAACATAAATT
It encodes:
- the resB gene encoding cytochrome c biogenesis protein ResB, which produces MDKIKKLFLFLTGLKAGVFYLITLAILTVLGSTYIKQGDTYINYVKHFGEFWAKIIWKTWLNNVFHSWYYQLLIFLVAVSVIVATIDRFPKIFMQAYGKVHKKLNEKDLKSRNKFEFLIPASIEVAFNYVVQLIHSLGFKKIEKVEDKKEGNKREIYLFAEKGRFSRLGMLITHIGIIVFLVGAFMGAQYGIRGQIEIPEGESADFFFKFRPGSLQAGNEVVQLPFTIKVKEFWLDYYDSKKFKNSIKSFNSKIQIFQDGKLKKEAITQVNNPTDYGGYRIFQASYGKTGDIKYAKIIVIDYEKMLNLMKAINETDKALQNAKTDKEKEKLQKIMKDLEAKSVVLFSSAKRIEYFYGKPYIEVNGEKLKVINQTLNYKNPMLINQDIYDPVIVVQVERNGKKFNLPILANPDIAIPAFNQFGYKNGYKYLLMIEEFKPRYFSGLQITKMPGVNLIWLGTAIVVLGIILAFYTVHRRIWVKLESVDNNSTKVYVVVYSQKFLESFKATVKDKFEDLVNQIKRNG
- a CDS encoding DNA polymerase III subunit translates to MVKVIGHEEEKRLIRRILDKGYKSYSLLFEGKKCIGKKLIALQTARTFLCEKGYGFGCNECKSCKLVNNTIQNIYENKDLPSHPDLKIIIPENSKEIKIDQVRQISEFFKLKSEKGKVVIIDDADKMNIQAMNALLKTLEEPPDNTMIILIAENQNNLLPTIISRTLKVRFKTLSKKEIFDILVLKGMEEEKAKKIALISDGNLCIANSIINNEYIYKYAVDLYNLIVKIKQIHPEGIITLVENIEKLEIENIYNILELLSIFVHKSMLKGEITVSFYDNFIKELNKLRKAVEKGVKKNLAFEAFYFNLKTGA
- a CDS encoding PSP1 domain-containing protein, whose amino-acid sequence is MDNIKTVRIRFLDTHKFSEVDNVPLNVKKGEFITLETEKGQELVLVLGNSIPSEESSNYKFLRKATTEDVITFDKNEEEAEKALEICKELASELGLKMNLLKAYIPLDKNKIIFYYTSDGRVDFRELVKQLAKRLKRRIEMRQVGVRDGVQIGGAIGICGNECCCSLFMDKFQTVNVEMLEEQNLPPTPTKFTGVCGRLMCCLAFEKENYSIRKDLPEIGSIVEINGKKYTVKNYDFIKEKIYFENETGIEESYSFDELDKLGIGKKSACGGCNGCSIKNEMLEEVNG
- a CDS encoding KpsF/GutQ family sugar-phosphate isomerase, whose amino-acid sequence is MDKIKNIALQVIKEETKALKSLATSINEDFEKAIKLILNTKGKVIITGMGKSGLVGKKIAATLASTGTPSFFLHPAEAIHGDLGMISKEDIVIAISNSGETPELLAIIPTIKRWGNKVIAITNNKSSTLAKEADIHLFLNVGKEACPLNLAPTSSSTATLALGDAIAVTLLTLKGFTKEDFAKFHPGGSLGKKLMKVQEIMHKEDELPIVNPETPLKETVVVMSEKGFGAAIIVDKNKNLTGIITDGDLRRFIKKGGSIDNSLTEEAMTKNPKKVEKDKYVLEVLEEMEKYNITVMPVVENNKPIGIVHLHDILKSGVI
- a CDS encoding LysR family transcriptional regulator, whose product is MEVLDYNKLKIFKAVADLKSFSKAAEFLFLSQPTVTLQIKKIENHLNVTLFERTKEGIKLTPEGKILYKHATKILEDYSVLEEDIYSLGKKLDTSLIIGASTTVGEYFLPPLMAKFLKNKENLNINLFIGNSKEVEEGILSKRFYIAFVEDEIISNKLNTIDIYEDEIIFLASEKADIPAYIDKKDVKYYKFVFREKGSGTRNIVEKHLRNKNIKIYPEIEMGSSKAIVNFVANSDYIGFASKLIAKDYLKNKVLRKIQIDNINIHRKFTCITQKNIRLPSAEREFLNFVLNNSTL
- a CDS encoding TlyA family RNA methyltransferase, encoding MKERLDKFLQKNKLTESREKALELIKAGFVEVNGKIIKKPSFKVSNEDKILLKKKFPYVSRAGLKLERAINSFNLDVKDKVCLDIGASTGGFTDCLLKHGAKKVYAVDVGKDQLHKSLKENPMVISYEKLDARNITDKHIPEKVDILVSDVSFISILKIIPHIKKFLKEDFEGVILIKPQFELSPKEVKNGIVKDKNLHIKAIENIISSLNKEGIVVKDLEYSYPFGTDGNIEFLAFISYQNNSINQEKIYEIVEKAHKKYKEEKNGST
- the def gene encoding peptide deformylase, which gives rise to MKGKKLEILRYPDERLKKISKPVEDFGKDFKEFIDDLLYTMYNSPSSVGIAAPQVNKHIRTVIIDASNYKHKKNKLNHGLMILSNPRIIAHDGELIIREGCLSVPDYTGNVKRYNWIKVEAEDINGNTIEFDTEGFEAVVIQHEMDHLDGKLFIDRILSPKDLFKRKVYKK
- a CDS encoding glycine cleavage system protein R; this encodes MKYFLINAYGKDKVGIVASVSKILYELGFNLEDSTMSRLGGEFTIMLLVETDKNYTEEDIKKAFENIEKDLGLNIYVKEILPEDYKKEKSENEVYRIIVYGADKPGIVYKVAKLLADKGINIIDMTTEKSGDLYVLITEVELPENLSFEEFQKDIENLKEDINVDVSCEKIEVIEL
- the gcvH gene encoding glycine cleavage system protein GcvH — protein: MAFEDYQIKEGLYYTKDHLWVKIEGSDDATVGITDYGQHQLGDVVYVELPEINKEVEAGEKVASVESVKAAVDIFSPLTGQIISINEDLKDEPDLINTDPYGDGWVFEIKMSDPSEVEDLMTATDYKVYLQEIEEEEE
- the dapE gene encoding succinyl-diaminopimelate desuccinylase, with the translated sequence MGSNIINYLIDLVKIPSVIGNEKDIADYTEKFLENYYPADNIIRYNNSLIAFDNIDSSKKTIALIGHLDTVPGINEYTGQIKDGRLYGLGASDMKGGLAVMMGLIEEFHNKEKKYNTIYVFYEKEEGPYEENGLQPLLDNYDIIQKADLAFALEPTDNKIQVGCLGTIHASIIFEGKRAHSARPWQGENAIHKAANFLKRLADFGYKEYKIDGLKYIEVMNATMVDFSGGRNIIPDKFIINVNYRFSPTKTIEDAKKDILNIVNNEAKVEFTDLSPSGKVCLNNPILSEMISKNNLEVEAKQAWTDVARLSLYNIDAVNFGPGNTDQAHKKNEYIELKNLEKNFQIFKDFLTVKQ